The proteins below come from a single Spirochaeta isovalerica genomic window:
- a CDS encoding DUF2147 domain-containing protein — translation MKKAVLLTFFLLAGMILFAAEPITGLWKSVDDNTGLPKSISLIYERDGLVYGRILATFDEQGKMLDSIMNPVEKAVNVAGEPYYSGLDFIWEMEDRGRRWSRGKIMDPEPAKIYSCDMWIKDGNLIVRGKIGPFGRNQEWLPASLERDLPAGFVLPRTLVPSIPQAK, via the coding sequence ATGAAAAAGGCTGTTTTATTAACTTTTTTTCTGCTGGCGGGAATGATTCTATTTGCAGCGGAACCCATTACGGGTTTGTGGAAAAGCGTTGATGACAACACAGGCCTGCCCAAGTCAATATCTCTTATTTATGAGAGGGACGGACTGGTTTACGGCAGAATCCTGGCGACCTTCGATGAACAGGGAAAGATGCTTGATTCCATTATGAATCCCGTGGAAAAAGCGGTTAATGTCGCCGGCGAGCCTTATTATTCAGGGCTCGATTTTATCTGGGAAATGGAAGACCGGGGCCGCAGGTGGAGCCGTGGTAAAATCATGGATCCCGAGCCGGCGAAAATCTATTCCTGCGACATGTGGATTAAAGACGGGAATCTGATAGTGAGAGGGAAGATCGGGCCTTTCGGAAGAAATCAGGAATGGCTTCCCGCTTCTCTGGAAAGAGATCTGCCGGCCGGTTTCGTCCTGCCGCGTACACTGGTTCCATCGATTCCCCAAGCGAAATAG
- a CDS encoding biotin attachment protein — MKKRIEFMNTAFRDGFQSVYGARVLTKDFLPAVEAARDAGITHFEAGGGARFQSLYFYCNEDAFDMMDQFRVAAGPDANLQTLSRGVNVVGLDSQPSDIIKLHADLFKKHGMTTIRNFDALNDVNNLIYSGQCIVDAGLKHEVCVTMMELPPGCSGAHTPEFYVDTLRKILEANIPFDSVCFKDASGTSVPHKVYDTIKQARQLLGEDVRIVFHTHETAGISIIQNKAAMEAGANQIDLSMAPVSGGTCQPDIMTMYHALQGTDWDLGIDPVKIFEAEEIFKECMADYFMPPEAKKVEPTIPLSPMPGGALTANTQMLRDNNLLDKYEEITKFMGKAVAKGGFGTSVTPVSQFYFQQAFNNTMFGNWQKIADGYGKMVLGYFGKTPVEPDADIVKIASQQLKLEPTTKTVLEINDANPNLGRKAAEMALIKNDLDITDENIFIAATCREKGIAFLQGKAVENIRKIEKKSAGAEEGYTVTVNGKKYAVRFEGDKALVNGKSYDIGVSEGIDEESMKQPSAPAGSGKPVTAPMPGLMLRISVKEGDEVEEGDEVAVLEAMKMENAVFAPCSGTVQSILVDQGDQVTSDQLIMEIG, encoded by the coding sequence ATGAAAAAGAGAATTGAGTTTATGAATACCGCATTCCGAGACGGTTTTCAGTCGGTTTACGGTGCCAGAGTGCTGACAAAAGATTTCCTCCCCGCTGTGGAAGCGGCCAGAGATGCAGGGATCACACACTTCGAAGCGGGAGGCGGTGCACGCTTTCAGTCATTGTATTTCTATTGCAATGAAGACGCCTTTGATATGATGGATCAGTTCCGAGTCGCAGCGGGTCCCGACGCGAACCTCCAGACTCTGTCCAGAGGTGTCAATGTCGTCGGCCTCGATTCACAGCCGAGCGATATAATCAAACTGCATGCCGACCTTTTCAAAAAGCACGGAATGACAACTATTCGTAACTTTGACGCATTGAACGATGTAAACAATCTTATTTATTCAGGACAGTGTATAGTCGATGCGGGCCTGAAGCACGAAGTCTGTGTCACCATGATGGAACTTCCCCCGGGATGTTCCGGAGCCCACACTCCCGAATTCTATGTAGACACTCTGAGAAAAATCCTCGAAGCGAATATTCCTTTCGATTCGGTTTGTTTCAAAGACGCATCGGGAACCTCTGTTCCCCACAAAGTGTACGACACAATCAAGCAGGCGAGACAGCTTCTCGGCGAAGATGTGAGAATCGTTTTCCATACACATGAAACTGCCGGGATCTCCATCATCCAGAACAAAGCGGCGATGGAAGCCGGAGCCAACCAGATCGATCTGTCCATGGCTCCCGTATCGGGCGGAACCTGTCAGCCCGACATTATGACTATGTATCACGCCCTTCAGGGAACGGACTGGGATCTCGGTATCGATCCCGTTAAAATATTCGAAGCAGAAGAGATTTTCAAAGAATGCATGGCTGATTATTTCATGCCTCCCGAAGCCAAGAAAGTGGAACCCACCATCCCCCTCTCCCCGATGCCCGGAGGAGCTCTTACAGCCAATACCCAGATGCTGAGAGATAACAATCTTCTGGACAAATACGAGGAAATTACCAAATTCATGGGAAAAGCCGTCGCCAAAGGCGGTTTCGGTACATCGGTTACACCTGTTTCGCAGTTCTACTTCCAGCAGGCATTCAACAACACCATGTTCGGCAACTGGCAGAAGATCGCCGACGGATACGGGAAAATGGTACTCGGCTACTTCGGCAAAACGCCTGTTGAGCCCGATGCGGATATCGTAAAGATAGCCAGCCAGCAGCTCAAACTCGAGCCGACGACAAAAACGGTTCTTGAAATCAACGACGCCAACCCCAATCTGGGACGTAAAGCGGCAGAAATGGCCCTTATCAAAAACGACCTGGATATTACCGATGAAAACATCTTTATCGCCGCCACATGCCGGGAAAAAGGAATTGCCTTCCTCCAGGGCAAGGCGGTAGAGAACATCAGAAAGATCGAAAAGAAATCCGCCGGTGCCGAAGAGGGCTACACCGTAACGGTGAACGGTAAAAAATATGCCGTTCGCTTCGAAGGAGACAAAGCCCTTGTCAACGGCAAGAGCTACGATATCGGCGTCAGCGAGGGCATCGATGAGGAGAGCATGAAACAACCTTCAGCGCCGGCCGGCTCGGGAAAACCCGTAACCGCCCCCATGCCGGGACTTATGCTGAGAATCAGCGTCAAAGAAGGCGATGAGGTTGAAGAAGGCGATGAAGTCGCTGTGCTGGAAGCTATGAAAATGGAAAATGCCGTATTCGCTCCCTGTTCGGGAACTGTGCAGTCAATTCTCGTAGACCAGGGAGACCAGGTCACGTCCGACCAGCTGATTATGGAAATCGGCTGA
- a CDS encoding STAS/SEC14 domain-containing protein → MNSYPIWFYESKDFKAQLIEKNKGILVFYPDGRVTTQAAKAFFEFLKKYKDKQEKGNLILVVDNSRISSIDMKARIYVVDTIGKDSFIDIAVSFGDNLIFSAVVKIFTSVMSKAKIHNKVFKTEKEALEWASLYV, encoded by the coding sequence ATGAACAGCTACCCGATCTGGTTTTACGAATCAAAGGATTTTAAAGCGCAACTTATTGAAAAAAACAAAGGGATTCTCGTATTTTATCCCGATGGGCGGGTGACAACTCAGGCGGCTAAAGCCTTCTTCGAATTTCTTAAAAAGTACAAGGACAAACAGGAAAAGGGGAATCTTATCCTGGTTGTCGACAACAGCCGGATATCTTCCATCGATATGAAAGCCAGAATTTATGTCGTCGATACCATAGGCAAAGATTCCTTTATCGACATTGCCGTCAGTTTCGGCGACAACCTTATCTTTTCAGCAGTTGTAAAGATCTTCACTTCCGTAATGAGCAAAGCGAAAATCCATAACAAGGTCTTTAAAACAGAAAAGGAAGCCCTGGAATGGGCTTCCCTCTATGTTTGA
- a CDS encoding diguanylate cyclase codes for MNDKSTLSSILVVDDDPAVSQLIQCILTEEQYAVETASDGREALARDDLKTFDLFILDINMPAMNGYSLCTELKNSYEMRDTPVIFLTGNILPEDKVKGFECGAIDYITKPFNGSELIARVRNHLEVKHNRDYLKQMALTDGLTQLYNHSYIHERLVEEISYTKRHELNLSLIMFDLDNFKLVNDTFGHKQGDKVLQKVSRSIKDIIREEDVAGRYGGEEFIIILPNTDHVSAFKVAEKIRKSVKNLKWDNRDMKITLSGGVSTLSKESINEFIEKTDVLLYKAKHDGKDKIISAVPVMN; via the coding sequence GTGAACGATAAAAGTACACTTTCTTCCATCCTGGTAGTTGATGATGACCCAGCTGTCAGCCAACTCATTCAATGTATTCTGACTGAGGAACAATACGCTGTAGAAACCGCATCGGACGGCAGGGAAGCTCTGGCCAGAGATGACCTGAAAACATTCGACCTCTTTATCCTCGACATCAATATGCCGGCAATGAACGGTTACAGTCTGTGCACCGAACTGAAAAATTCCTATGAAATGAGAGATACGCCCGTCATTTTCCTCACTGGTAATATTCTTCCCGAAGACAAAGTGAAGGGTTTCGAGTGCGGAGCCATTGATTATATTACCAAGCCCTTTAACGGATCAGAGCTAATCGCCCGCGTCCGCAATCATCTTGAAGTCAAGCACAATCGCGATTATCTCAAACAGATGGCTCTCACAGACGGTCTCACGCAACTCTATAATCACTCGTACATTCACGAAAGGCTTGTTGAAGAAATTAGCTATACGAAAAGACATGAACTGAATCTGTCACTGATTATGTTCGATCTCGATAATTTCAAACTGGTTAATGACACCTTCGGTCACAAACAGGGCGATAAGGTTCTGCAGAAAGTCTCCCGTTCCATAAAAGATATTATAAGGGAAGAAGATGTGGCCGGACGATACGGCGGCGAGGAATTCATTATCATTCTTCCCAATACGGATCATGTTTCGGCCTTTAAAGTGGCGGAAAAAATCCGCAAATCCGTTAAAAACCTGAAATGGGACAATAGGGATATGAAGATCACTCTCAGCGGAGGGGTTTCCACCTTGAGCAAGGAGAGCATCAACGAGTTTATCGAAAAAACGGATGTCCTCCTCTACAAAGCCAAACATGACGGCAAAGACAAAATTATCTCAGCCGTTCCCGTTATGAATTAA
- a CDS encoding sodium ion-translocating decarboxylase subunit beta, translating to MEMFKSFLSSTGFFQMSPGNVIMILIGITFITLAIAKHFEPLLLLPIGFGIIAGNIPFAAGMAVGVYDQGSVLSYIYFGVSQGVFPPLIFLGIGAMTDFSYMLSNPKLILLGGAAQIGIFLTIAGAMFLGFSGAEAGAIGIIGGADGPTSIFLSSKLAPHLLGAIAIAAYSYMALVPVIQPPIMKLLTTKKERLIRMTPPRIVSKREKIFFPIIGFIVTALIVPGSLTLLGMLFFGNLLKESFVTERLAETARTSMIDIVTILLGFSVGASTQAVRMVEEGGVMVNKGFLTPQSLMIFGLGAFSFAIATAGGVLFAKFMNLFLKEKINPLVGAAGVSAVPDSARVVQTVGQSEDPNNHLLMHAMAPNVAGVIGSAIAAGILWSVLVPA from the coding sequence ATGGAAATGTTTAAGAGCTTTTTATCTTCGACTGGTTTTTTTCAGATGTCCCCGGGCAACGTGATTATGATTCTGATCGGAATCACTTTCATCACTCTTGCCATTGCCAAACACTTTGAACCACTCCTTCTACTTCCTATCGGTTTCGGTATCATTGCAGGTAATATACCTTTCGCGGCCGGAATGGCTGTCGGGGTATACGATCAGGGTTCTGTCCTGAGCTATATCTACTTCGGCGTCAGCCAGGGTGTTTTCCCTCCTCTTATATTCCTCGGGATCGGCGCCATGACGGATTTTTCCTACATGCTTTCAAACCCCAAGCTTATTCTTCTCGGGGGAGCGGCGCAGATCGGTATCTTTCTGACTATCGCCGGAGCTATGTTTCTCGGATTCTCCGGAGCTGAAGCCGGTGCTATCGGTATCATCGGAGGAGCGGACGGTCCTACATCCATTTTCCTTTCGTCAAAACTGGCTCCCCATCTTCTCGGGGCTATTGCCATCGCCGCTTATTCCTACATGGCCCTTGTTCCGGTTATCCAGCCGCCGATCATGAAGCTGCTGACAACAAAAAAGGAACGGCTCATAAGAATGACTCCTCCCAGGATTGTTTCAAAAAGAGAAAAGATTTTCTTCCCCATTATCGGCTTTATTGTAACGGCTCTTATCGTACCCGGTTCATTGACTCTGCTTGGAATGCTCTTCTTCGGAAACCTTCTTAAAGAGAGCTTTGTGACCGAGCGCCTGGCTGAAACGGCCAGAACATCGATGATTGATATCGTTACAATCCTTCTGGGCTTTTCTGTCGGGGCCAGTACCCAGGCAGTCAGAATGGTTGAAGAGGGGGGAGTTATGGTTAACAAAGGTTTTCTGACTCCCCAGTCTCTGATGATTTTCGGTTTGGGAGCATTTTCATTCGCCATAGCCACAGCCGGCGGGGTGCTTTTTGCCAAGTTTATGAATCTTTTCCTGAAAGAAAAGATTAATCCGCTGGTCGGAGCTGCCGGAGTTTCCGCTGTACCTGACTCTGCCCGGGTTGTCCAGACAGTCGGACAGAGTGAAGATCCGAACAATCATCTGCTCATGCATGCCATGGCTCCCAACGTAGCGGGAGTCATCGGGTCTGCCATTGCCGCCGGTATACTCTGGTCGGTACTGGTTCCGGCGTAA
- a CDS encoding OadG family protein, with protein sequence MNFFEKGLQNIALNDGYSLSIAGMSIVFLALVVIAAIIKLLPVFLVVLDKIIPEKHIEPNSGTRRSADDGAAVAAIAAAIYKKKQKVG encoded by the coding sequence ATGAATTTTTTTGAGAAGGGACTGCAGAACATCGCTTTGAATGATGGCTACAGTCTGTCTATCGCGGGTATGAGTATCGTATTCCTGGCGCTTGTCGTTATCGCTGCGATAATCAAGCTGTTACCCGTGTTTCTGGTTGTTCTGGATAAGATTATTCCGGAAAAACATATCGAACCGAACAGCGGAACCCGCAGAAGCGCCGACGACGGTGCTGCTGTTGCCGCCATTGCCGCTGCCATCTACAAAAAAAAGCAGAAAGTCGGATAA
- a CDS encoding M16 family metallopeptidase: MRKKLTIYLLIMLLIPAVFLQAKGTSEGIIPDDPDIIKGVLDNGLSYYILENDYPEDRAILRLAVKAGSVLEDEDQRGLAHFVEHMAFNGTDEYSKNDLIAYLQSLGLEFGPDINAHTSFDETVYKLQVRTDVEEQLLTGLDVLNQWAFHLTFDPVEIEKERGVILEEWRLGRGARARMLDKAFPVLFKDSRYGERLPIGLTDVIEGCSHESLTRFYRDWYRPDMMAVIAVGDFDGRKIEEVIKQTFSPYTNPEISRERDEFNVPGHSETLFSIESDPEATSSMIEVLTKYKQEQMRIPSDYRGKTAEMLFFNMLNSRLDELARSENPPFIQSFAYTTSYARATDFSSIGAQTADGKLEKGLSAVLSEAERARRYGFTQGELDRAKKELASRIERYYSERDNLESVYFAEDMVQAFMNGLPLPGIETEVDLYNRYLPSITMEDIDGLAEELLSRENRVVMVTAPAREGLELPDEESLTEIFTKVRNSEISPYEDNFSSRDLLSSIPAGTPVINREFYKDTGITQWTLENGIKIVLKPTDFKKDEILFTGYSRGGTSKAEDENYLSALFASSLPSINGIGDFNAVELEKQLAGKQAGVSPYFSDLKEGFSGSARPADLETMFQLLYLTATAPRYDESAWTPFIGRVADSLANRDSDPRQRYSDLITSTMASDHFRTRPLTAERLTEVSQSDALEFYKDRFSDFSDFTFFFTGNFTLEDIEPLISTYLGALPSTGREESWEDRNIRYAEGKISESLAAGIEPVSMVSLIYSGDFDWNREELYKTLSLESYLQTQLTRVVREEASGVYGIGIRFSPARYPVEDYSFRFTFSCDPERTEELKNMVIGEINKLMEGDVDDQIVHDVMEAQLVSYGESLQKNSWWLSQMENVWYYGYNRDTIINKEEMYGSLTTGDISGAASKYLSGKNLMEIILYPAQ, encoded by the coding sequence ATGAGAAAAAAACTAACTATATATCTGTTGATTATGCTGCTGATTCCTGCGGTTTTTCTTCAGGCGAAAGGGACGTCGGAAGGGATTATTCCCGACGATCCCGACATAATCAAAGGCGTTCTGGATAACGGACTGTCTTATTACATCCTTGAAAATGACTACCCTGAAGACCGGGCCATATTGCGGCTGGCGGTCAAAGCCGGGTCGGTACTGGAAGATGAAGACCAGCGCGGCCTGGCCCATTTTGTGGAACATATGGCCTTCAACGGCACCGACGAGTATTCCAAAAATGATCTTATCGCCTACCTTCAGTCTCTGGGCCTGGAGTTCGGCCCGGATATAAACGCCCATACCTCATTCGATGAGACCGTTTACAAACTGCAGGTCCGCACGGATGTGGAGGAACAGCTGCTGACCGGACTGGACGTTCTCAATCAGTGGGCATTCCATCTCACCTTCGATCCGGTCGAAATCGAAAAAGAAAGAGGCGTCATTCTCGAAGAATGGAGACTGGGACGGGGCGCCCGTGCCAGAATGCTCGATAAAGCCTTCCCCGTTCTCTTTAAAGACTCACGCTATGGAGAGAGGCTTCCCATAGGCCTGACCGATGTTATCGAAGGCTGTTCCCATGAGAGCCTTACCCGCTTTTACCGCGACTGGTACCGTCCGGATATGATGGCTGTAATTGCTGTAGGGGATTTTGACGGCAGAAAGATAGAAGAGGTTATTAAACAGACCTTTTCTCCCTATACGAATCCGGAGATCAGCCGGGAAAGAGATGAATTCAATGTCCCGGGGCACAGCGAAACACTATTCTCCATAGAAAGCGATCCCGAAGCCACATCATCAATGATTGAAGTTCTGACAAAATACAAACAGGAACAGATGCGCATCCCATCGGATTACCGGGGCAAAACGGCCGAAATGCTGTTCTTCAATATGCTCAACAGCAGGCTGGACGAATTGGCCCGCAGTGAGAATCCCCCCTTCATCCAGAGCTTCGCATATACGACTTCTTATGCCAGAGCGACTGATTTCAGCTCAATAGGAGCCCAGACGGCTGACGGGAAGCTGGAAAAGGGCCTTTCAGCCGTTCTCAGCGAAGCGGAACGTGCACGCCGTTACGGTTTTACTCAGGGAGAACTGGACAGAGCGAAAAAAGAACTGGCCAGCCGCATTGAGCGTTACTACAGCGAAAGGGACAATCTTGAATCGGTCTATTTTGCCGAAGACATGGTACAGGCTTTTATGAACGGTCTCCCTTTGCCGGGCATTGAAACCGAAGTTGACCTTTACAACCGCTATCTCCCCTCTATTACCATGGAGGATATAGATGGGTTGGCGGAAGAACTTCTCAGCAGAGAAAACAGAGTTGTTATGGTCACAGCTCCCGCAAGAGAGGGGCTGGAACTTCCTGATGAGGAATCGCTGACAGAAATTTTCACAAAGGTGAGAAACAGCGAGATATCTCCCTATGAGGATAACTTCAGCAGCCGCGATCTACTTTCTTCGATCCCCGCCGGAACACCGGTGATAAACAGGGAGTTTTACAAAGATACGGGGATCACTCAGTGGACCCTGGAAAATGGTATCAAAATAGTATTGAAGCCGACGGATTTCAAGAAGGATGAAATTCTTTTTACCGGATACAGCCGGGGGGGAACTTCAAAAGCAGAAGATGAAAATTATCTCTCGGCTCTTTTTGCCTCTTCGCTTCCTTCGATCAACGGAATCGGAGATTTTAATGCTGTCGAGCTGGAAAAGCAGCTGGCCGGCAAACAGGCAGGAGTCTCTCCCTATTTCAGCGACTTAAAGGAAGGTTTCAGCGGTTCAGCCCGTCCCGCCGATCTGGAGACAATGTTCCAGCTACTTTACCTGACAGCAACAGCACCCCGTTACGACGAGAGCGCATGGACCCCTTTCATAGGTCGCGTAGCCGACTCTCTTGCCAACAGGGATTCCGATCCGCGGCAGCGCTACTCTGATCTCATAACCTCGACCATGGCTTCGGATCATTTCCGCACCAGACCCCTTACGGCCGAACGACTGACAGAAGTGAGCCAGAGCGATGCATTGGAATTCTACAAAGACAGATTCTCAGATTTCAGCGATTTCACATTCTTTTTTACCGGTAACTTTACCCTCGAAGACATTGAACCTCTGATTTCTACATATCTGGGGGCGCTTCCCTCTACCGGTAGAGAGGAGAGCTGGGAAGACAGGAATATCCGTTATGCCGAAGGCAAAATATCCGAATCCCTGGCAGCGGGTATCGAACCTGTCAGCATGGTGTCCCTCATATATTCCGGAGATTTTGACTGGAATAGAGAGGAACTCTACAAGACTTTGTCTCTGGAATCCTATCTACAGACTCAGCTGACAAGAGTTGTCCGGGAAGAAGCCAGCGGCGTATACGGCATAGGCATACGATTCTCACCGGCCAGATACCCCGTAGAGGACTACAGCTTCCGCTTCACTTTCAGCTGTGATCCCGAAAGAACAGAAGAACTGAAAAACATGGTTATAGGGGAAATAAATAAGTTGATGGAAGGAGATGTGGACGACCAGATAGTTCATGATGTGATGGAAGCTCAGCTCGTTTCTTACGGAGAATCCCTTCAGAAGAACAGCTGGTGGCTTTCCCAGATGGAAAATGTCTGGTATTACGGTTACAACAGAGACACGATAATCAATAAGGAAGAAATGTACGGTTCACTGACTACCGGCGATATTTCCGGTGCCGCATCAAAATACCTCTCCGGAAAAAACCTTATGGAAATCATTCTCTACCCTGCCCAATAG
- a CDS encoding M16 family metallopeptidase: protein MTYKLLKDSDSAGYLFEHAAGDPFGLRIYTLKNGLKVFISTNLEKPRIKSRIIVRTGSVNDPADSTGMAHYLEHMMFKGTPSIGALDWEKERVLLQDLEDLYEEYCAAPGEQERKDLLKKIDDLSVQLSSLALPGELDRIFTHIGARYTNAHTGFEETVYNNDIPAGELERWLTIEKERFFNPVFRFFPTELEVVYEEFNQEQDDDFQKVSNLLMSSLFPNHPYGSRTILGTGEHLRRPSLKKLKEYYKQWYIPSNMAIALSGDLDIEASIREIDRIWGDIPAGELPVHEPVVEEPLKGPVRKSTYGPDAAFSTVGFRFDGAGSEDDLYLTLIDMMLNNSQAGLFDLKLVQNQKLLEAGTSYLSCRDYSWFIMYGLPRHNQSLDHVAVLLLEQIETLRQGDFEDWMIDSVANYFEISRTQDLESNMVVDSYADAFISGTSWDDYLNKIEKIRAVTKENLVNFVKSRFSDNFILIQKKKGKGKASELMEKPEFSPLKIRHGIESEYFSKIKQEKTRRLKPEFVNFEEAIVRRKTIQGLTINCIGNQSNDLFEFQYIFEIGRNHSKKLALAASYLNYIGTSLYSPSSLQQECFRLGLEMGINTDSSRTYIYLYGRDRYFDKGIDLLEHLLSKAKADKKSYKKFIKGILQKRRDAKLSKRTILNGAMYAWGRYGKDSPFTDILSARELSSISPDELTSLIRELYRFKHSVFYYGPRSCRNIETIVEQRHRIKNLPEPNPAEKVYAEQESDRNRVYFVDYDMAQAEVLLISKQKQFQEELMAMAYVFNEFYGSGMNSIVFQEIREARGLAYSAYSAYTTPGRRDKSHYIHAFIGTQVHKLEEALSAMFGLMNDIPDAEISFEAARESILKNLETERILNNDLFWTYLENNDMGIHRDYREDIYNRIKKMTFDEVKDFFSNNIKGKKFTVLVIGNRKEIDFNSLRNYGEVTELKLKDIFNY, encoded by the coding sequence ATGACATATAAATTATTAAAAGATTCCGATAGTGCGGGATACCTCTTTGAACATGCGGCAGGCGATCCTTTCGGCTTAAGAATCTACACTTTGAAAAACGGTCTTAAAGTCTTTATCAGCACGAACCTGGAAAAGCCCCGTATCAAGTCCAGAATCATAGTCAGGACGGGATCTGTCAACGATCCCGCTGATTCGACAGGAATGGCTCATTATCTGGAACATATGATGTTTAAAGGCACTCCTTCCATCGGAGCTCTGGATTGGGAGAAGGAAAGAGTTCTTCTGCAGGATCTGGAAGACCTTTACGAAGAATATTGTGCTGCCCCGGGCGAACAGGAGCGGAAAGATCTGCTTAAGAAGATCGACGATTTATCGGTTCAGCTTTCTTCGCTGGCTCTGCCCGGAGAACTGGACAGGATCTTTACCCATATCGGAGCCCGCTATACCAACGCCCATACAGGATTTGAGGAAACGGTATACAATAACGATATCCCCGCCGGGGAACTCGAGCGGTGGCTGACAATTGAAAAGGAGCGTTTTTTCAATCCCGTTTTCCGCTTTTTCCCTACGGAACTGGAAGTCGTCTACGAAGAGTTCAACCAGGAACAGGATGATGATTTTCAGAAGGTCAGCAATCTGCTCATGTCTTCTTTGTTTCCCAACCATCCCTACGGCAGCCGCACCATACTGGGAACAGGTGAACACCTTCGCCGTCCTTCCCTGAAAAAGCTGAAAGAATACTATAAGCAATGGTACATTCCTTCCAATATGGCCATCGCTCTTTCCGGCGATCTTGATATTGAAGCTTCCATAAGAGAAATCGACAGAATCTGGGGAGATATTCCGGCCGGAGAGCTGCCGGTGCATGAACCGGTGGTGGAGGAACCGCTGAAAGGGCCTGTCCGCAAATCGACATACGGTCCCGACGCCGCATTCTCCACTGTCGGATTCAGATTCGACGGTGCCGGTTCCGAGGATGATCTTTATCTCACTTTGATTGATATGATGCTCAATAACAGCCAGGCCGGACTTTTCGACCTGAAGCTCGTACAGAATCAGAAACTGCTGGAAGCGGGGACATCCTATTTATCGTGCCGCGATTACAGCTGGTTTATCATGTACGGCCTTCCCCGGCACAACCAGTCTCTCGACCATGTAGCCGTCCTGCTGCTCGAGCAGATAGAAACGTTGAGACAGGGAGATTTCGAAGACTGGATGATCGATTCGGTGGCCAATTACTTTGAGATTTCAAGAACCCAGGATCTGGAGTCCAATATGGTCGTCGACTCCTATGCCGATGCTTTTATCAGCGGGACTTCATGGGATGATTACCTGAATAAAATTGAAAAGATCCGCGCTGTAACCAAGGAAAACCTCGTCAATTTCGTCAAATCCCGGTTCAGCGACAATTTTATCCTGATTCAGAAGAAAAAAGGGAAGGGGAAAGCGTCGGAGCTGATGGAAAAGCCTGAGTTTTCCCCTTTGAAAATTCGCCATGGCATAGAATCGGAATACTTTTCAAAAATCAAGCAGGAAAAGACGAGAAGGCTCAAACCGGAGTTTGTCAATTTCGAAGAAGCCATAGTACGGAGAAAGACAATCCAGGGATTGACAATCAACTGCATCGGAAACCAGAGCAACGATCTTTTTGAATTCCAGTACATTTTCGAAATCGGAAGAAATCACAGTAAAAAACTGGCGCTGGCTGCGTCATATCTCAATTATATCGGGACATCGCTTTATTCTCCTTCGAGTCTTCAGCAGGAGTGCTTCCGGCTGGGACTGGAAATGGGAATCAATACCGATTCCAGCCGGACTTATATTTACCTCTATGGCCGGGACCGCTATTTCGACAAGGGGATCGATCTTCTGGAGCATCTGCTCTCCAAAGCCAAAGCCGATAAAAAGTCCTATAAGAAATTCATAAAAGGGATTCTTCAGAAAAGGCGTGATGCCAAGCTCAGCAAAAGGACCATTCTCAACGGAGCCATGTACGCCTGGGGGCGTTACGGCAAGGATTCTCCCTTTACGGATATTCTCTCCGCACGGGAGCTTTCATCTATTTCTCCCGATGAGCTCACTTCCCTGATTCGCGAACTGTATCGTTTTAAACACAGCGTTTTTTATTACGGACCCCGGTCGTGCCGGAATATTGAGACTATCGTGGAGCAGCGTCATAGAATCAAGAATCTTCCCGAACCCAATCCGGCCGAAAAAGTGTATGCGGAACAGGAATCGGACAGAAACAGAGTTTACTTTGTCGATTACGATATGGCTCAGGCTGAGGTCCTGCTCATTTCCAAACAGAAGCAGTTTCAGGAAGAACTTATGGCCATGGCCTATGTCTTCAATGAATTTTACGGCAGCGGCATGAACTCCATTGTCTTCCAGGAAATACGGGAAGCCCGGGGATTGGCCTATTCCGCCTATTCGGCATACACCACTCCGGGACGAAGAGACAAGTCCCACTATATACACGCTTTTATCGGAACCCAGGTTCATAAGCTGGAAGAGGCTCTGAGTGCCATGTTCGGTTTGATGAATGATATTCCCGACGCGGAAATTTCCTTTGAAGCCGCCCGCGAGTCCATTTTGAAAAATCTGGAAACAGAAAGAATTCTCAACAATGATCTGTTCTGGACCTATCTGGAAAACAACGATATGGGCATCCACCGGGATTATCGCGAGGATATATACAACCGGATTAAAAAAATGACCTTTGACGAGGTGAAGGACTTCTTTTCCAATAATATAAAAGGTAAAAAATTCACAGTCCTTGTCATTGGGAACCGTAAGGAGATTGATTTTAATTCCCTTCGCAATTATGGTGAAGTTACGGAATTAAAACTCAAAGATATCTTTAACTATTGA